The Pyxicephalus adspersus chromosome 1, UCB_Pads_2.0, whole genome shotgun sequence sequence CCTAACGGTGACAACACTCACTAGCAAGGCCAGAAGAATAATTGAATTAATTGAACAGATGTCATTTTATGTCAATAGATGTCTTAAAGGTGACACTTGATTTGTCATTTTACTCgcaagagttattattattatatcagatCCTTAAGCATTACATGAGTctaatgtgtatttgttttacttaTATTTGTAGTTCTTTTATAATCcctaattttatgtatttaaatggaacaaaaacatacatacacattgtATAGATGTGACAAGGAAACATATGCACATTTTACAAATTCATTTattcctttataataataatgtgattcaAATAAGAGGTGAAATGGCGACCTCTGCTGGACACAGCCCAATTAAATGCTCAAAGCCAGAAGAGCTGATTAGGTTTTGCTTCTTGGTGTTCAAgatgcttttgttttaaattcattttcaatCTAAAAATTTTTACAGCGTCATTGTGATGGCCCTAGAACTTTTTCCAATAATTTTCAAATCTATGTGCACTTTTAGTATGTTGTTAAGCtaattacatcatttttttccatgcTGTCATTGCACAATCACCTCTCTGTCTTTACTAGCACTGGCTGGttgatgtgtattttgttttgtagtagggccttcctgcattgttctcattacattaaataattaaCTGTTTAAGATTCTACGTAGTCATGGACAGGATATCAATCCAAACCTTTCATAGAATGAGAGACCTAAATATTATCTCTAGATTTTACAGAGAATAGTCAGTAAAAGGGAAAATATTCAGAAAGTGGCAGTTCTCTTGGCAAAATGTTAATGCTAGACGTGAGAGGGGAATAGTCAGACTGGTTCAAACTGATAGAAAAGACAACAGAAACGCAAATACCCACTCCCTACACCACGAGCATCTTTGAGCGCACAGCACATCAaatcttgaagcagatgggctacatcAGTAAGAAACAACACCAGGTGCCCTGGCTGGTGGTTAAGAACAGGCATCTGGGACTACAACTGGCATgggctcagcaaaatttgacaagGGAAGATTAGTAAAAATTGCatggtctgatgagtcttgatttctgctctGACATTTATAGCGTTAGAGTTTAGTTGCCAGAATGAAATCATGGATCCCTTATTTCTTGTATAAATGGAGGCACCAGGTTCTGGTTGATGGAGGCACAGTGGAGGCTGTGTGGGGCAAAGTGATTTTTCTTCCAGAGATAAATTATACTTCTAACTCAGGTAACAAGGCCACGGTGTTGGGCCAGCCTCATGTTAAGGTAAATTAACCCAATGTCATGGTAGGGAGCAAGCTTGCAGTGATATTGTAATATTAGCATGGTAACTGGTGGTAACCATATACATTCTGGTGGTAACCCTGTACACCCTGGTCACAATTACCTATGTTTTACTGGTATTGTCACAATTTTCCAGGGtattgtctgtatattgtaataattgtCTGTTGTTCCATTTTCCTGTTTTGCAGTAATTCACTCTTTTACTAAGGTGGCATTTATCCTCATGTAATGCTGCATTGCACCGttcacaaatctgttttttttctccctatcATTTATATCTGTTTTTCATGGATATTgctaaaaaaggttttaatgcaTAGAGGAGCTAGTACATGCATAGAGGTGATGCTATTCAACATTCTAAATGTGTCAGCCGCATGTTCCCTGCTGGTCGCTGTGCTTCCAACCCACTGACTCCTGTTGCTACAGGATACAAAAGTGACATAGCTGATCCTTTGAAAGTCCTTTCatgtcagtgactcaaagtactGAAGTAAATGCATCGTCATGACAAATCCAGTCTCTTTAGAAGGATGGTAAGCAATTACAGCCTCAGTGATTCTCATGAACAGCCCCAACTTTTATTGGAATTTAAAGTTTTAGTTAAAGTGAGCAGACTACTAAACAGAAATAGGTTGGACCAGTTCATAACTGTGCTGCTTTATCAATAAAGGCCATGTTAGTTGGGCAATTTTGTGGCAGTTATCTTTTCGCTTCTACAAATTGCTAATGATGGCAATTACCTGGGATTTGAAGCTAGTGAAGTAATCACTAGAGGCAATTTTCACAGGTCAAACATCTGCTTTGTTATTATGAAAAAACTCATTGCTACAAATTGCCCTACTTTTGCAATTTGTAGCTAAGCCTTACAGGTAAAtacaaagcactggtaaacttgttgctgaaaaatattattattagagcaGCCATTTATATTGTGCACTTTTATGTAACAATTTACTAGGCTGTAGACTGTAATGAATATTCCACATTTACTATTTAAACATGCCGCAAATGACAAGGGGTTTGCTAGAGTCTTTCTACTTTATTATCTATATGGTCAatttatatatgtttgcataagaTTCCCATATGTTACATTAGTCTTCTGTTTTCACAGGAAAATTTTGCTTAAACTCTAATATAGGTAAATCCCAACTTCATACTTTGTGCTCTTCCTCTTTTCTGCCTCCTGTTAAAAGTCCCCaactgtattttatgtttttttgtttactttgtttacCATTTTCTGATATCTCCTGGTCGGTCATGTGACACGTTGGCAGTggtctccccggccccttttagctgggtccacagccacccagctgtttttaggtggttactgaagagttgggccacaatGCAGGGGCCACCACCCTCCTACAatgtcttcccacccagcctaaaaaaaattctgggttcaacactgcattGGGTTTTCTTACTTTTCACATTTATGCTGGAAGTAGGCAGCCATGGTCATGCAAAGAGGGGCAGTGACATGATGACATCAATACACTGTGAGTTGAGGGCATCACACTTAGGGAGTAGGGCCAATAAACCCCCCATTTACAGTCTTTCCACTTCTGGCAAATATTAGGATACTGTTGGCGACAGTTCCAGATTGTGGGTGAGTATGGATACTGAAGTCAGTTAAATGAATATCATTgagttagactttttttttagaggatGACCAAAAATACCTTGCCTACTCCATGGTCCAGCAGTCTTCTCTCCTTCCAGTTCCAATTGTGAAGACCAGTCCTCTAAAGTGACTCTTGCTGGTTTTAATCTGGTAGAGAATATTGCCATCATTGCCTGTCGCAAGGACCATACATTTAGTAATTACTTTGTTTTAGATCATCCCCTATAAAAtcaggctgcgtacacacgtgcaataattattgttggaaatgaatgactaacgtccgttcgtccaataatcgttaacaaaaaagtgcacaacgacacctATAAACGTTGTCGCTGGAAGCAAGTGACcatcccagcagatctgattgggggACGATTGTTCCCAATCTATGGTGTCTACGGTCGTTCAGTGTTCTTGGATGGtcctgcagtacactttctcctttacacgtcacttcctgcatcgtgcaaacgatcgtatctagcgtgtgtacacatTGGAGACCCTAGAAACATCTTGTGTAGTAGTAATTCTACAAATATACATTAGAAGGGATTAATATGCTACTTGTGGATTCCAATATCATCGGACCAGTTTTATTACCCATGGATTGTATGATGCATACATGTTCTAGCTCTAATTGgataacaataaatttattgtGGTCCCTCATGTAGTTGCCTGATTAGCCAGTGTGTGAAGGTCAAACTAAGGCATTAGCGTGTAAATTTTGGACATCTTGCAGGGACTAAAATTTACGTTGAGTTCAAGTACCTAATCTCcagatttattgttgcaaaaaTGTTAAGAAATTAGGTAAGATCATCAGACTTTGTTCCATACTGTTATTGGAATGCAGTCAAttgaacaggtaaaaaaaaatgtgtatcaatatattttcctaaataaattgtATACTATGAGAGTCTACTTGTAAAACTGCAAATCTCACATTCACTGAATCATTCCTTGATGAAGAATTAATAACTGCATTTAAACACGTTGACCTAGAAGCCAggggatgtttcagtgaatgtcagattcactgctttaaaattagactccaaaatgtttttaagcctcTTTTTCCAGGTATTCTGGATTTACACACTTTATTACCACACAGAGGAACACAATATAGTACACTACAATGGAAACCATGGCAGACTAttcatagtttaaaaatatatttttacagagcCATTCAATTTTAGACTAATATTCACCCAGATGTGCACCAAACAGTTCAATACCACGTGTTCTTCAACAACACCAAAAACACTATGACAATTTTAAGAGTAATTTCTCAAAGCCATGATTTCTTGCCCTTGCCTATCTTGGTTACATTGCAATGTTTAATATCTGGGCTCTTCCTTGAGGTAGTATCATCTGCATCATCGTTTGTGAAGGAAATCGTGTTTACGGGTGGAGAGGGTAGGCAGCCAATTCTGTCCGGGGAAAGGCTTGTTGAGGTCTTCAGGACAAATTTTTCTTGTATAGTATCCTTTAGATGTATAAGTAGACTATTCTGCTCAGGATATAATACCATGGGCCTCTTTTTCTTCTTGCTCTTGAATTCACAGCAAGTATTGCAAGCAACTGATAAGACTCTAAATACATAGAACCATCCTAGATAATGCAGCTCCACAATGTTCAAAATAAAACAGCCAAGACCAACTCCAAACATAAAGTTAAGAAAGACTGTCTTCTCTGTAGCTCTGGAGACAAAACAGTCTGTTGCAGTAGGACAAGGGTAGGTGTGACACTGGAAAAGATGAGGTACTTCAAAGCCATAAAGGTAGTATTGTCCAACTAAGAACACCGCTTCCATAATTGACCTGAGCACCACatgaacaatataaataacatgcATCTTGTCAAACACAGGAATGGGGCCTCGGACCGGATCATTATTAAACTTTGGTTTGAACCTCTCCACCTTCTTAGATGTATCTTTGACCTCCACCAATTCATCTGcatctgcactttttttggtCTTTAGGAAATGTTCCCCAGTGGATAAGCTTTGAAGAAGTTCCATGATGTAGGCCCTTTCTATTTCACTCTTCTCATCTTTGGCAATTTTGTGCAGGACATAGATTATGTAAAAAATGGAGGGTGTAGACACTAGAACAATTTGAAATATCCAGAATCTTAAATGTGAGACTGGGGCAAAGCTATCATAACACACGTTGTTGCAGCCAGGCTGCAGGGTATTACAAGTGAATTTAGACTGTTCATCACCATACATAGCATCTCCCACCAGTGTTACCAAAAGAATTCGAAATATCAGGAGCATTGTCAGCCATATTTTTCCAATTACAGTTGAATGGTTCTGAACCTCTGTTAGTAGACGTCCCAAGATAGACCAGTCCCCCATGTTTTAACCTATAttataaaaatcagaaaacattttGGTCAGTTTTTCAAATATGAAATTGCAGAGTAAATAAATAAGCTTCTACAAAGCTGTGGATATCCACAAAGAGCGCATATTTATTAGGACATGCAATTCTGTCGGGCATGTCCTTGTCgt is a genomic window containing:
- the LOC140322677 gene encoding gap junction delta-2 protein-like, which codes for MGDWSILGRLLTEVQNHSTVIGKIWLTMLLIFRILLVTLVGDAMYGDEQSKFTCNTLQPGCNNVCYDSFAPVSHLRFWIFQIVLVSTPSIFYIIYVLHKIAKDEKSEIERAYIMELLQSLSTGEHFLKTKKSADADELVEVKDTSKKVERFKPKFNNDPVRGPIPVFDKMHVIYIVHVVLRSIMEAVFLVGQYYLYGFEVPHLFQCHTYPCPTATDCFVSRATEKTVFLNFMFGVGLGCFILNIVELHYLGWFYVFRVLSVACNTCCEFKSKKKKRPMVLYPEQNSLLIHLKDTIQEKFVLKTSTSLSPDRIGCLPSPPVNTISFTNDDADDTTSRKSPDIKHCNVTKIGKGKKSWL